The nucleotide sequence agaatttgagtataattatcaatcttgaagaatattttatgctcaaATGCTCTACGATGGATAATGTGCTATAATTTATGATCTTGTGATAGATCAATTAAATTAACATTAGTTGatgttttgacaaaaaaaatctTGTTGATTGTGGTAATTAGTTTATTATATTTGATTGTGGTATTTATTTTATACTTAATTACATGGGTCAGGCATGTTATTATTACAatagtatttattttaaaaaatatgtattATGTTATGAAATTTAGATAATATAATTAGATAAATTAGGAAATTTGTTTAATATTTATGTACTCTCAACACGGTTATGATCTAGCCCCTCCAATGCCCTATCAACTTATAATATGAGAAACTGATTTCGACACCAAactaccggtgattagaatagtgacaTCTGGTACTTTGTGCATCCTGTAAATGACCCATGCCACTAAGTTATGTAGCCATAGCTTGATGTTGGACTTTAGTATcagtttataaaaataataataaattttaaaagatatatatgtattatttaaaatttgatttaTTTTCAGTAATTATCAtgctatttaattatttaatttgtatGCGTAGACCCCATTTTGTGGTGTTATGTTACTTACTGAGTTAGTATAGCtcattactttttcttttttttctttttcagatccTGAATCATAATTGATCGGAACTTGGGGAATTATGCTAGATCTTCTGAAGATATTCGCAATTACCGAAGTTCTAGTTTAGACTAGTTAGACTACTTTGGtttgaacaatttttttttgatttgaataataataaatagtcagcatatttttcttatgtgacaattgaatataagaatgatttgtttagttcttgattaaataattttttaaaaatcgaagaattattattatttctttgAGATAATATGATTTAATCAGTGATATTGCATGCTCGTATGGTCCGCTCTATAGGTATGCAGCGTCTGTTGTGCTCTAGGTTCGAGGTGTAACACTTTGCCTGGCTTGATAAATTCTTTTGATTAGAGATTTTTAGGTCAGACCTAATAAAATTTGAGCCACAGGAATGAGCCAAGGTGATTGGCACGGTGCATAGCTATATGGTGCATACGATGTAGTATATAATTTCTTCTGATTAATTATGATATGGACTTGTAGCAAGAGGACTAGAGTGCAAGAAACTTTGCCCCCAATCTCAGTCTGTCGATTCTCATCCAACCATTGGCACCATTGCAATGACATTTTTTCCTACATCATTTGTGGATTTTCATGCAGAATGTTTAAGGCCAAGAGGTGCAGTATTTCCTTGCAGAGAAAATCAAATTCGATTCCCTCGTACAACGAGTCTTCTATCACATCTATATGTACTTTATGGATCTTCTTTCACATCTTATCTTAAATTTCCTAGTTTGATACTTCTAGTGCAATGGTTATCGCTTTCTTCGCTCCCAAAGTGGAGAAagatttaagcaaaaaaaaaaaaagtggagaaAGTTTGAGCTGATCTTGAGATGACATCTCTCTTGATAACTCATGCTCGTACATACATGGATGCAAATATTTGGACTACAACAACCAGATGATCGGCTGAAATTACCACAGTCATGCTCATGTCAACCAGAAAGAAATCTGTCACGACCTCCCCATCAAAAAATATTGCTATCTTCTCTTCTGTTCTTAATCATTATTTTCAAGATCACAAATATGGTGTAATGGATCAGAAGACTCTCCATGTTGGgataattaaaattaatattataattcTCGAAATATTGCTAATTacgcagaattttttttttgtgtgtgtgaaaGAGATTACTGATTGTTcttttaatctatttatcataTACAAGGTAGGACGTATATATAGATTATTGAGGAGTACAATATTACTTCTCTATAGATGCCTATCATGTGTACGTAGTATTGTCATACAAATTACTAGGGTTTTTATGGCTTTCTTTTGGTAGTTGGTTTATGGCTTTCAATGACCATAGTTTGCAACCTGGCCTAAAGGTTCAACCATAAATGTATTTCAAAAGTTCTTGCCGAAGAAAGAGGGAGTGGGGAACCTAGAATCTTTTGTACAATGAATGATATGAtacaaggaaaaaggaaaccaaTGCGCTCAAATTCAAATCCTACACTTAAAAGCAAATTCTTTTTACTAGCACCCATTGTTTCTATTGTTTTGAGGTTCACACAAACCCCCAAACAATTTAGTGGGAATGGTTTGACACCCAATTTTAGGCTAGTTGGGTACTAAATCTCTGACATCATGACCGGCCACCTAAATCTCTGACATCTATCGATATCTCCATCAATATCTATGGACACCGACAAATTTCCTGTCATGGATTTTGACGACGAGCAGCATACACTCCTATCTCGATATGGTGGAAGTATCCTAAGATTAGGAGATATATACAAGCTTGGAACTTCATGTTAATTGTCTTCCTGACCTCCGTAGTAGACCATTCATCATTATTAATACACTAAGATTTCCCTTTACTAGCTAGATTCATGGCAATTCCTTCTGTTCCTTCTCCTTTAATTTCCTCCAGAgatcatatattttaaatagatgCTGTGAATGAGGTGAGCTAACTCCAACCCCTTCTTTGTCCGACTCTCTTTCCAAGGTCAATAATGTTGGGCTCTCGTGCGTAAGCGTGAAGGCTGCACAAGTGAACGCGAAGGTAGCCAACTCATGGACGTGTCCATTTCAAGTGCGGTGGCGCATGCAAACAAGCTAGAAGTCTAATGCTTTAGACGATATCTCTCAACGTTCTTGGACACGTGACCCCATGTGATTGGGTGGTAGGTGCCTGGACACGTTTTAATACAAGTTCCCCTCTCCCACCGCTccccctcccttctctctctctctctctctcgctcgctcgcttcCCCTATCCAGAGTTGGGATCTGGCTTCACTCTAGCAATGGCAGGAAAGGTTAGGCATTCTCCTCTCTCCAAAAGCCATTTGATTGTATTTTCTGCAAGTAATTTTCAAAGGCTTGTGATGGTTTGTCCTCACTAAATTAACCTTATAATTCTCATACTATCATTGTATCAAAGTTTACTTATGTCAATGATACTTTGAAACTTTGCTACTCATTATTATTTGTCATATGGTAGAAACTTAGAACTTGATTGTTTCACCACTATCATTGGAATCACATGTCACAACTTGGATCTTGTCTTTCCTTCTCACTTAGATCTTAAATTGCTGTACAAAGTTATCATTCTTTTGTCTTCTCTTCTCCGTTGAAATTAGACCAATCTGCTGTTTTTTTCTTCACTGTCCAATTTCTCTAgtacccatatatatatatatatatatatatatatatatatatatatatatatatattgattttaTCTGCAAGTCGGCCTTCTTTCTTCCACCCCAAGAAGAACTTCTGAATTCTATTTCTTGTTTACAAGTTTCCACCATTCTGTTTCTTCTCTCTAATAAGCGGCTTCTTATTTCCTTTGTGAACCACGTACTCTCTCTATCTCTGAGAGTCAATCTCTCTCTAATAGGATTGGAGATGATTTTGTTTCATTATCTCTGCGGTATGAAAGTTGATGGGGTTCTTGCGCATGCACTTTCTCCCAAAAATATAGTATAAAAAATGCTATGTGCTAGAAATTTAAACCCGTACATGCGTCTACttcgttttttctttttcttttttcttttcccttctttttaaTCCCCATATCAAGACCATgttatcatttctaatttttaactattttcatatattttacGGCTGGGTCTTCTAAAAATTGTTTTCACTTTCACTAAACTGCGACTACTTTATAAATCTTATCGCAGATCTCCACGTTGGTGTTGAAAGTTGACCTAGAATGCCACCGTTGTTATAAAAAGATCAGGAAAACGATTTGCCAGCTCCAAGGTAACCAACcactcctctccttcctccccccAAAAAAGCTTCTCAGCTCCATTCTATTTCCATATTACAACTAACAATTCTACTAATCACCTTCTTTCTCTCCATAATTTCGAACAATTAAGATCGAGAGAACATAAAAACTATCTCCTACGATGAGAAGAACAACACTGTCACGATCTCTGGCCCATTTGATCCCCAAAAGCTTTCCAAGAAGCTCCGCTGCAAGGCCTGCAAGGTGATCAAAGACATCCAAATCATAGAGATCAAGGAGAAGCCAAAAGACCCTCCCAAGGACTCTAAGCCAGCTGAACCGGCCCCAGCTGAGAAGGAGAAACCCAAGCCACCTAAATCCGAACCAGAACCAAAACCAAAGCCAAAAGCTGACGCACCACCATCTGAACCGGCACCGAAGCCCAAAGCCGACCCACCAGCCGCAAAACCGGACCCTCCAAAGACCGAGCCTGCACAGCCAAAGGGTGAACCAAAGCCGCCGAAGCCTGAACCGGTGACGGTCGGTCCGGTCCCGGGTCAGCCACCGGTCTGGCCGGCTTGTTGCGGTGCGCCATACTACGAGGGGTATTATGGGGGGTGCCGGTGCTGGTCATGTGGAAGGGTGTATGGATGGGTTGCCAATGGTCCACCCATGGCCCATGGTGGGCCATCCTATGAAGGGAATAAGCCATGCTATTTCTTTTGCGAGGAGGATCCATCAACGTCATGTACCATCATGTGATCATGTTCCCATTTCTCTTTTTtgcttaaaatatttattacatAATCTTATTATTTCATGTCTTGTTGGGTGAATATTAAATAAGGTGGGGGATGTCAGATCTATGAGGGAGTAAAGaggtgatatatatatatatatatatataaaggctATTGTGAAGTTGTCTGTTTTGGataatcatcttgcatgaaCAAATAAACTAATGCTTTAATCGTTTTAGATTATTTGGACGTCTCGTTGATTTTGTGTTGATGAATGATGAATTTGGAAGCTTATCAGAAAGTTGGTAGGGTTTGCCGGGTGGTGCAGGAAACTGCATATAGCAgtgaagatggtcttctcaacaTAGGTTGGTAGGAGATGGGACATGAACCCTTTCTTGGTTGTTTTCATTATGGTTGGGATTGGTACTCGTTGCTGTCAGGAGTCCAATTTCTCCACCCATGTTTTATGTTGCATTCGGCATTGCTATTTATGTTTTCTTTATTGGTAATAAGGAATGTTGAACCGATCCGTATCAGttggttcagcccgtaccgaaccAATATTGGCTCTGGCCGGTCCTATTCGATGTTAAAAACTAGTATCGACCCATACCGATCGGTACCCGCCTGTACCAGTTCCAATTTTTTTGGAGGCTTTTGAATGCATGAATCAAGCCGAACCAGTGGTACCGATTCAGTACTAGTCCGAACTGGTACCGACGCCCACCGATACATCGGTATGGTCGGTACGGCAGATCTTAATTGGTAGTAGCCTATGATCAGTTCGTAAAATTCATGACCATCCATGGTGGACCCATCACTTGATTCcaaatgttgtttttgatgccATCTAAGTTTGTTTACTCATGGTCATCATGCAAAGCATGCATGGATGGCCATTCATTATTCGAGAATTGGTCTTCTTCAATCTGTTTCAAACTCGGACTTGGACAGCATTGTGACTCAAAACTAATTAAAGGAATAGTAAATAAGCGTCTCTCTCAAAGTGAGAGAGGCTTGCCTTCATTTGGTTAATCCCTATTTTTCTATTGCTACTTTATTTCTTCTTCCGAGCAAGCGTGACGTTGATTGACATAGTCATGGCCGGCAACTCATGATTCAGATGGCACATCTTAAAGCAATTTCTTTAATTAATGTGCACTTCAATCCACCCTTCtctgctatcatatttcttatgATCTCAATGAACAATgcattagtttttttttggatttaaaACAATGCCTAAGAGTTGTTTCTTCAATAGACGGGAAAATGTCAACTTGTTAGGTATGTTGTCAAGTTACTAATTGCCTGAAAAATTCAAACCCTGGAATTTCATCCACGGCTGCCGTTCTCTTTCATACTATTATCATGGCTTGCAATCGAAAAGACCTTCAGGATTGTGTCTTTTCTTCTTGGCCATATTGCTCCCAACTACATTTAAGTTCAATTTGATTGGAGGTGGGACAGCTGGAGTTGACAGCGTTTTTATTCACCAGCACATATTGACAATGCCCGTGCCGTTGCCGCTTGCCAGTAGGTACTTGACAAAGCAAGTTGAAACAAGATTTCCAGCCTTGCTCACTTAAAAATCTAGTCAGCATCTAGTATTATGACCATAAGCCCTCTTAACATTTTTGATAACTAAGGATGTTGTCGTTTAGTCGGTTTGCGTGGATGGACGGGTAttcttttttgatgaaataGACAAATGGGAGTCACATTAAATGGGAGAGCAAGGGCAGCAGGTTCGGTGGGCATCTCTCGGTGTGAAGCCACAGCTACAGTATTTTTCACCTAGAAGCTTTTATTTTCGAATTTTCTTAAGATCAACTTTGATAACTGCGTGCTGGATGGCGGTAGGAGAGGAGGTGCTGGCTTTATCATCAGGGATCCGGATTCTAGGATGATTGCAGCTGGAGGCTATTAGATCTTCGATAACTCGATTCCGAATTGAGTTGAGAGCGGCCTGGGTTGGCTTTGGTTATGCCTGATAAGCACTGCAAGCTATAGCTGTCCTGCTTGAGGGCGATTCGGCGATGGTTACTGAGTGGATCCAATGGAGCTCGGGTGGTGTGGGTGACTACCACCTGCTGCTTAGAAGCATCCGGGCCATAATTTGTGATGGGATGGTCTTTCAGACGAAGCATGTATACAAATATGCCAACGAGGCTGCGGATTGGGTAGTATCGTATGTAGCCAATCACTCTGAAAATACTCTGTAGGTGGGGGAGAGAAAGTTGCCCAGTGTGCTCTGGAAgttattatttttcaatttttttattgtgTCCATACCCATATTGTATGATACATCCGTTTtagtaaaaccaaaaaaataaaaaaagagccaTAGCCTCCAAATGTTTCTGTATCCTGCGCTAGTTGAGCGGATTATCTACACCAATTACTAGCTCTAAATCTTATTATTGGAAGCGTTCAAATCTGTATGTGAATATTTGGCTGTACTTTAGTAGTATGTATGATGTGATTTTAAACTTGGTTGTTCTATTTCAATCCAGAGTTGAGCTCCttgtttttaccaaaaaaaaaaaaaaaaaaacaggagaGCAAGGGAATAAATGAAGCACCTTTTGATTCATAGAGTTTACTTGTTTAATACTTATAACGAGTCTGACTGTGAGAGTCCAAAGATGAGTGTGAGGCCATGAACAGCAAGATTTGTATGGGGCTATTCAAAGGTGTAAGGCCCGGTCCATTGATCAGCCCATAAGCTAGCATGAATTTTAGCATgagacaaacaaaaaaaaacctgTATGTCATGTGGCTCGCAAGTGAGAAGAAAGAAGCGGATTCCTAGAAGGAGTCCGTCTTCTTCCCTGACTCCGTCAGACGCTGGAAAGCTTAGAGCTCGTCGGAGCCCTAGACTTAGCCTATAAAAGGACCCCTCTTCGCTCTAATCACCTCGCCCAAACTCTGATCAACTGTCGGCAAAGTACCTCGAGTTTTCCTTTGGTTTATGTTGATCATTCTCAATGAGTCACCATCGATTCATTATCAGAAACAAGATAATCCACCCTAATCCCTCTTCCATACCCATCTTTGAGTCACTCGGTTGTCATCGACGGCTTCATCGACCCGATTGCTACCGAAGAGTCACCACTAGATTTGGATGCCCTATTTCCTCtcccctattttttttcttttcttcttccgtcGGGCTAGTCGCCATTGCCGAACATGGCCATAttttggttgccgagggccattGCTGCTGCCGCTGCCGCCAAGGGTATGATCGGCCTTAGAGCCCTCTTCATTCCTCTCTTTTGAGAAGAGAACCGtaagtttctctctctctctcttgccttctctctcctctcttgctCTCTCTTTGGGGATCTTTCTCTCTCCCTACTTTCTCTATTCTCTCTCTAGATGCCTGGATGGACCCGAGGAAAAGACCCAACACCTTGTAGATCAATTGACCCTTGGAGGGATCCTAGGCCAACATTGTGCAACTAGAAGCTTTGAGTTGGTATTGCATATCCAAGGATCCCATGTCAGCATTATGTGGCCCTAGAAGGAGAGTTCCAAACCAACcttgctatgatcatctgaCATAATTCAtggatagttaaaattattctGATAACGAGATTTGGCTCCATATGTGAACAATAGTCGGGGCAAGAAGGTGTTAAGCAAAACACTTTGCCCACCTTTTTGCCTCTGAGTTCGATATTGTATTTGAGTCTGAGACTAGTAGAGGTAAGAATTCCTCAACACAATCATCTACATAATTATTGAAGTTCTGTATATAAATGTATTTTGTATGATTGtggatattatatatatatatataattatgtgTGTTATGTGCTGATTAATTTGATGTTGCATGGATTATGATGTTACTAAGTCTAGACTTGTATAAAGCTTATTAATTTGTGCTTAAGCATAGTAATCATGTAGAGTGTAAATGATTCAAAGAAAATTATGATTGTATGATGAAGCATCGGTGGCATCTGGACTGATCAATCATGCAAAAAATGTGGTGTATGTATTGTCGCAACCTTGGACTAAAATGTAATATTGTGTTTAGCCTACCACAGGCTGAAGCATGGCTGCAACTAATCCAATGTCGGAAAATCAATTCTAGATAACAAACTATACTTACTCATAGTTATGACATAATAAAAATgaatttttcataattataaGAGGGGGAAAAAAGAGGGGGTCATATGGACTAGCTGGCCATATGTGAAACATGGCATGTTAGCCGTGGGTTAAGATATAATATTATGGTTGTCAGCCATGCGCAAAAGCAAGGCATATATTTGGCCTGCCACGGGCTGGAGCATGCTATGACTAGTCCAATGCCGAAATCAAATCAagatgataaattatatttagttATATGTTTTGGCCTGCCATGGGTTGAAGTGTGAGCAAAACTAGTCCAATACTAGCATGATAACATTATCGAGTCGGACGTACGCTAACTAGTTAATGAAACGTAATTTCACTGAATTACTGTTGAATAAAATTACTGATTTGGTGATATATGATGTGTTTAAGAGAACTGTGGTGATATATAACATGCATTTCGATATATATGCTAACTTGCTTATATGTGTGCAGGTCTAGGCCAGAAAGATGAGATGCCTATCAGTGTATATTTTCCAACTAACATGCTTGTGCATCACATCCAgagatttctttcttctttgcaaGACTCATATTCAGATCATCTCATTATTTTTGGTGAGAACTTCCATCTCTTCAAGTATTTAAACTTATTTTTGATAACTTGGTCGAAATCTTGGATGAAGCAAGATTTGTTATTGTAGTGAACTTATTACATGTTTTGCTGCAAACTATCTTCATGGTATAGTATTTGGAAATGTTACTTATTTGTCTTCCATATTTCTGCCTCACCAAGCCCAACCAGCCCAGCTCACTCACTGGCCCAAACCAGCTCTCTTATTAAAATAAAAGCCCttgaagcaccaccacccttggaTGCTAAGTGCTAACTGATAAGAGATCTTTTATGGCTCCCCAAGAGTTCTAAGCCCTCTCCCCAACATTCTAaccaaaggaagagagagaaggaaagatggCATTCCACCTCTCTTCCTCTAAATCTCAATCCCACCACCTCCACTCCTTCCCCCACAACCCCTCACatcccctcttctcctcctctgccCAAATCCTCCATTTGTCCTCCCCTTTCCTCTCTTCTTGGAAGCACAAAAACCCTATCAAAACCcctctcccctccctctcctcccctccacCCAAACCCCTCCTTCCGCTTCATACCCCTACTAAAGTCTCCCTCCAAGACCCCTCTTCCCAGACCTCTATGGACTCCGATCCCCAATCCCTGGACAGCCAGAAGCCCAAAACCCCCTCCAAAAACTCCATCTGGGTCAACCCCAACAGCCCCCGCGCCGCCCGCCTCCGCCACCACTCCTCCGACTCCCGCTACGCCCGCCTCTCCGTCCTCGCCGCCTCCCTCGACTCCTCCGACCCCACCGACGCCGCCGTCACCGCCGCCATCTCCGCCCTCGCCGACCGCCCCACCGAGCAGGACGCCGTCACCGTCCTCAACTGCATGGAGAACTCTGCCAACGCCGTCCTCGCGCTCAGGTGGTTCCAGAACAGCATCAAGATCGACAAAGAGGTGATTTTGTACAATGTGACGCTCAAGGTACTGAGGAAGTCTAAAAACTGGGATGGGGTGGAGGCCCTCTGGAAGGAGATGCTGGAGAGGGGAGTTAAGCCGGATAACGTGACGTTTTCGACCATTATTAGCTGCGCCAGGTTCTGTAATTTGCCGGAGAAAGCTGTGGAGTGGTTCGAGAAGATGCCCGAGTTCGAATGCAGCCCGGATTATGTTACGTACTCCGCGATGATCGATGCTTATGGCCGGTCGGGCAATATCGAGAAGGCTCTTGGCCTGTATGATCGTGCCCGCCAGGAAAGGTGGCGTCTTGATCCCGTTACGTTCGCGACGGTGATCAGAGTTTACAGTCATTCGGGGAATTTTGATGGTGCACTTAATGTGTATGAGGAAATGAAGGCGCTTGGTGTGAAGCCAAATGTGGTCATATATAACACCTTGTTCGATGCCATGGGCAGGGCCGGGAGGCCGTGGCAAGTGAAGACTATCTTTAAAGAGATGGATAAGAAGGGGTTGGTGCCCAACAGGGCGACGTATGCTGCTCTCCTAAGATCATATTGCAAGGCTCGTTATGCTGAGGATGCGCTTAGTGTTTATAGGCAGATGAAGGAGAAAGGGATGGAGATGAATGTGATCTTGTATAACATGCTCTTATCGATGTGTGCTGATATTGGTTGTGTTGATGAAGCTGCTGAGATTTTTGCGGAGATGAAGGGGTTGCCTGATGACTGTAAGCCTGATAGCTGGAGCTATTCGGCTCTGATTACTGCATACTCTTGCAGTGGACAAGTTTTGGAGGCAGAAGGCTTGTTAAATGAGATGTTAGAAGCTGGATATCAGCCAAATATCTTTGTGCTTACATCAATCATCCAGTGTTATGGGAAAGCTAGGCAGACTGATGATGTTGTGAGAAGTTTTGACAAGCTATTAGAGTTGGGGATAACACCAGATGACCGGTTTTGTGGCTGTCTTTTGAATGTGCTGACTCAGACACCGACAGAAGAATTAGGGAAGGTGATTAACTGTATTGAGAGAGCTAATGTCCAGTTGGGTTCTTTAGTGAAGCTACTAGTGGATGAAGGATCTGCCAATGAGGCAGTCAAACAAGAAGCTGAAGAGCTCTTCGAGAACATCAGTAATGAAGTGAAGAAGGCTTACTGTAATTGCTTGATAGATCTCTGTGTAAACCTCAGTCAATCAGAAAAAGCTTGTGTGCTCCTGGATATGGCACTTCGGCTTGAGATATATACAGATCTACAGTCAAAATCTCCTACACAGTGGTCTTTACATGTGAAGAGTCTTTCTCTTGGAGCAGCATTGACTGCTTTGCATGTCTGGATGAATGATTTGTCCAAGGCCTTAGAGAATGGAGAGGAGTTGCCTCCACTCCTGGGTATTCATACAGGGCATGGGAAGCATAAATATTCAGAAAAAGGGTTGGCATCTGTGTTTGAGTCACACTTGAGAGAATTGAATGCACCATTTCATGAGGCACCAGATAAGGTTGGATGGTTTCTGACCACAAAAGTTGCTGCTAAATCATGGTTGGAGTCGAGGAATTTGTCAGAGTCGGTTGCTGCTTAGTTTGCATCATTAGATACAAGAATCTTGTCTGTAAGCAACATTTTTCTCTATTGCAATTGAAATATCATTTTGATTTTCTGGCATATATTCAGAATATCATTTTAGTGCTTTAAATGTTTGCTTTAGCACATGTTGCTTGCTTACAATCAGAGGTGCATATCGCTTGATTCTTGTTCTTTTCTTCTGTTCATCCCTTATCTGTTCCTTTGTTTTCTGTGTCTCAGCATTTCCATAACATTTCATTTTTGTAATCATGAACTCTGGTTATTAATATTTTCAATATATATGGTGTGATGTGACAATGAAAAAGTTGACCCCCTCCACCCACTGTGCCCCTCTGGAAGAATATGTTTCAGATCGTCTGACTATATGCAGAGTTTTCTTTGTAATAAATTTGCCATTCTATTGCAGTAAGCTCAATCTTTGCAGCTCCATCTAGAAACTAGTAAATTTTGTTTTCAATTTTCATGGATTTGTCATTGATTATTCATTAACTGTTTCTATTCCTCCTTGTTGTAGAAGTTGAAAGTCAGGAAGCACACATTGTAACATGCATGAAGTTGGGGACGGATGTGTTTATCTTCATTTGATTAAGAAAATTCATAATACTTACATTACATCCttggaaataaaaaataataaattgagTTACCCCACACGTCATAAATTTTCTTGCAATTACCAGGTTGACAGATAAATACCACTGTTACTAGTAAGAAACATTGCCAGTGATCACATTACTGCAAATGCTTCAATAAAAAATGTGTGCGTGTATATGCTTGTTTTGTCCTGTCAAACAAagtaataaacaaaaaaaaataataaaggaCATTTTCATTATAAATCAATTAGTATTGAAGTAACCATATCAATATGTTTTTGACCTGTTGTCTGACAGCTGGAGCCTGGAGTCATTGAATGTGCTTATCAAATCAAATAAACGCACTTATCTGTaggattttttctttgtttgccaAAATTTCATTTTGGCCGGTATGACTTGTCTTATAGGTAACAACTGATAAGTTGGCTGGTATTAATTGACACTCTCCAAGCAACAAGTAAAAAACATTCTTGTCTCttattcatgcatcacatatgcaTTTATATAGCTTGATATTATACACTTGATTATACATAGAACAATTACACAAGTAACATTAACAGATTCCAAGGATTAAGCCTCTTAAACTACTATTTTTAGATAATGTGTTGAGTAAAGTTTTTATGGGGGTGAATGCTAACCTAGAATCATGATGGAACACCTTGGAAAATGGAAGCAGGAAAAAATGTATTTCGTGTATGGATTTTAATTTAGTAGTTTTATTGAGACTATGGTCAAATTTAGTAGCAAGAAGATGAATAGAATAACATTAGTGGTCCAACTTTATAAGGCTAATGGATGAGGTTGATCATAGCAATGTTATTGCATGATGCCTTTTGCAGAAACATTTTGCCTGAATCTCCTTCACGTACTAATTATGCCcgatcaaaaaattcaaaatataagAGGGATGATTTTGTACAGCTAAACTGAGTTGTACAAATAATGAGCTCGTTATAGATGCAAAATTCAGATGGAGATTGAAATAAGACATTCTAGGGTGACATCAGAAACCAGAGTGGTGTGTGCTATTTGTGACCGTAGATGTCTAGTGCTGCAAAGGCATAATTAGCCTTATTCTAGAGGAACTTGATGCTGTTTAGAGGCTGAAAAAGTGATGAGAAATTTTAATGAAACTTATGAGAAACAATTTGGAGATGCATTTAGTATGAcatcattttattttagataggaGCAGATCATAGTATGTGTATCATGAAGCCTGCAAAATACTGTTTCTAGGTTTTAAGCTACGGTTAGCACTTTACCATGTGTATCAAGTTTCCTCAGTCCTGTTAACCCTTTCTT is from Phoenix dactylifera cultivar Barhee BC4 chromosome 6, palm_55x_up_171113_PBpolish2nd_filt_p, whole genome shotgun sequence and encodes:
- the LOC103707573 gene encoding protein PYRICULARIA ORYZAE RESISTANCE 21-like, which translates into the protein MAGKISTLVLKVDLECHRCYKKIRKTICQLQDRENIKTISYDEKNNTVTISGPFDPQKLSKKLRCKACKVIKDIQIIEIKEKPKDPPKDSKPAEPAPAEKEKPKPPKSEPEPKPKPKADAPPSEPAPKPKADPPAAKPDPPKTEPAQPKGEPKPPKPEPVTVGPVPGQPPVWPACCGAPYYEGYYGGCRCWSCGRVYGWVANGPPMAHGGPSYEGNKPCYFFCEEDPSTSCTIM
- the LOC103707571 gene encoding pentatricopeptide repeat-containing protein ATP4 homolog, chloroplastic-like, encoding MAFHLSSSKSQSHHLHSFPHNPSHPLFSSSAQILHLSSPFLSSWKHKNPIKTPLPSLSSPPPKPLLPLHTPTKVSLQDPSSQTSMDSDPQSLDSQKPKTPSKNSIWVNPNSPRAARLRHHSSDSRYARLSVLAASLDSSDPTDAAVTAAISALADRPTEQDAVTVLNCMENSANAVLALRWFQNSIKIDKEVILYNVTLKVLRKSKNWDGVEALWKEMLERGVKPDNVTFSTIISCARFCNLPEKAVEWFEKMPEFECSPDYVTYSAMIDAYGRSGNIEKALGLYDRARQERWRLDPVTFATVIRVYSHSGNFDGALNVYEEMKALGVKPNVVIYNTLFDAMGRAGRPWQVKTIFKEMDKKGLVPNRATYAALLRSYCKARYAEDALSVYRQMKEKGMEMNVILYNMLLSMCADIGCVDEAAEIFAEMKGLPDDCKPDSWSYSALITAYSCSGQVLEAEGLLNEMLEAGYQPNIFVLTSIIQCYGKARQTDDVVRSFDKLLELGITPDDRFCGCLLNVLTQTPTEELGKVINCIERANVQLGSLVKLLVDEGSANEAVKQEAEELFENISNEVKKAYCNCLIDLCVNLSQSEKACVLLDMALRLEIYTDLQSKSPTQWSLHVKSLSLGAALTALHVWMNDLSKALENGEELPPLLGIHTGHGKHKYSEKGLASVFESHLRELNAPFHEAPDKVGWFLTTKVAAKSWLESRNLSESVAA